Proteins encoded together in one Phalacrocorax aristotelis chromosome 7, bGulAri2.1, whole genome shotgun sequence window:
- the PRC1 gene encoding protein regulator of cytokinesis 1 isoform X1, translating to MRKSEVLAAEAVSCLNRAMAALRDIWEEIGIPEEQRLERTDVVKKHIKGLLDMMVAEEESLKDRLLKSIALCRKELDILCRELQLDPFEAEEGCTILQMEKNLRTRVEVMLKQKRDRKQELKTLQEQDRDLCDILCTTPFCIDSNAVPSLEDLDRYRRHLASLTAEKEQRREEFVSSKRQIILLMEELDHTPDTSFERDVVCEDEEAFCLSTDNIAALHNLLQQLEAQRSVNEAVCTELRSRILALWERLQVPLEERESSAVHMTGSRAKTRKALQLEVDCLEELKLQNMKSVIQAIRAELADYWDKCFYSQEQREGFSPYYDEDYTETLLELHDAEVGKMKSYYETHKDLFEAVRKWEENWNLFLELERKATDPSRFANRGGNLLKEEKQRAKLQKTLSKLQEELESRVQAWEQEHEGTFLVKGQQFMEYVTEQWQLYRLEKEKEKQERHLKKSRQIETEMMYGSTPRTPIKRRVLGSHTPGKVRKLNGTSISSATPNSTVRSAFGGTIYHSPTSRLPPSGGKLGQARTPSRVAVKPPRPGYRERNKENMSQLNGTTLSGGCTPTVPAQRNHSVNSVASTYSEFARELSKASRSDSISRVLNSTTTHAFC from the exons ATGAGGAAGAG TGAGGTGCTGGCGGCCGAGGCCGTGTCGTGCTTGAACCGAGCCATGGCGGCGCTGCGGGACATCTGGGAGGAGATCGGGATCCCCGAGGAGCAGCGCCTGGAGCGCACCGACGTCGTCAAGAAGCACATCAAG GGTCTCCTGGACATGATGGTCGCAGAGGAGGAGAGCCTGAAGGACCGTCTCTTGAAGAGCATTGCCCTGTGTCGGAAGGAGCTTGACATCCTCTGCAGGGAGCTCCAGCTGGACCCCTTTGAG GCAGAGGAAGGGTGTACCATTCTGCAGATGGAGAAGAATTTGCGCACCCGTGTGGAAGTGATGTTAAAGCAGAAAAGGGAcaggaagcaggagctgaaaACCCTGCAAGAACAAGACCGAGACTTGTGTGACATCCTTTGCACAACCCCGTTCTGCATCGACAGCAATGCCGTGCCCAGCCTGGAGGACCTGGATCGTTACAGGCGCCACTTGGCCTCCCTGACTGCCGAGAAG GAGCAAAGGCGAGAAGAGTTTGTCAGCAGCAAGCGGCAAATCATCCTCCTCATGGAGGAGCTGGACCACACTCCAGACACAAGCTTTGAGCGGGACGTGGTGTGCGAGGACGAGGAAGCCTTCTGTTTGTCCACAGACAACATTGCTGCCCTCCATaatctgctgcagcag CTGGAAGCCCAGCGATCCGTGAACGAAGCCGTGTGCACAGAGCTGCGCTCCAGAATCCTCGCGCTTTGGGAAAGGCTGCAGGTTCCTCTGGAGGAGAGAGAGTCTTCTGCAGTGCACATGACTGGGTCCAGAGCCAAAACCAGGAAGGCT CTGCAGTTAGAAGTGGACTGTCTGGAGGAGCTGAAGCTGCAGAACATGAAATCTGTGATTCAGGCCATTCGGGCAGAGCTGGCTGACTACTGGGACAAGTGCTTCTACAGtcaggagcagagggaaggctTCAGCCCCTATTACGATG AGGACTATACAGAGACCCTGCTCGAGCTCCACGATGCTGAGGTGGGGAAGATGAAGAGCTACTATGAAACACACAAAGATCTGTTTGAGGCTGTCCGGAAATGGGAGGAAAACTGGAATCTGTTCCTGGAGCTGGAG AGGAAAGCAACTGACCCCAGTCGCTTCGCCAACCGTGGGGGGAATCTGctgaaagaagagaagcagcgAGCAAAGCTGCAGAAGACACTTTCCAAG ctgcaggaggagctggagagcaGGGTCCAGGCCTGGGAGCAGGAACATGAGGGGACCTTCCTGGTGAAGGGGCAGCAGTTCATGGAGTatgtgacagagcagtggcagctgTACCGcctggagaaagagaaggagaagcaggagCGG CACCTGAAGAAAAGTCGCCAGATTGAGACAGAGATGATGTACGGAAGCACCCCGCGGACACCCATCAAGCGGCGAGTGCTCGGCTCCCACACACCTGGCAAAGTAAGGAAG CTCAATGGCACTTCCATCTCCAGCGCCACACCCAACAGCACCGTTCGTTCAGCTTTTGGGGGAACCATCTACCACTCGCCAACATCTCGGTTACCGCCTTCCGGAGGGAAG CTTGGCCAGGCTCGGACCCCCAGCCGCGTGGCTGTGAAGCCCCCCCGTCCTGGATACAGGGAGAGGAACAAGGAGAACATGTCCCAGCTGAACGGAACCACCCTGAGCGGTGGGTGCACCCCCACAGTCCCTGCCCAGCGTAACCACAGCGTTAATTCTGTTGCCAGCACCTATTCTGAGTTTGCG CGCGAACTTTCAAAGGCTTCCAGGTCTGACAGTATCTCCCGAGTCCTGAACTCCACCACCACCCATGCCTTCTGCTGA
- the PRC1 gene encoding protein regulator of cytokinesis 1 isoform X3 yields the protein MRKSEVLAAEAVSCLNRAMAALRDIWEEIGIPEEQRLERTDVVKKHIKGLLDMMVAEEESLKDRLLKSIALCRKELDILCRELQLDPFEAEEGCTILQMEKNLRTRVEVMLKQKRDRKQELKTLQEQDRDLCDILCTTPFCIDSNAVPSLEDLDRYRRHLASLTAEKEQRREEFVSSKRQIILLMEELDHTPDTSFERDVVCEDEEAFCLSTDNIAALHNLLQQLEAQRSVNEAVCTELRSRILALWERLQVPLEERESSAVHMTGSRAKTRKALQLEVDCLEELKLQNMKSVIQAIRAELADYWDKCFYSQEQREGFSPYYDEDYTETLLELHDAEVGKMKSYYETHKDLFEAVRKWEENWNLFLELERKATDPSRFANRGGNLLKEEKQRAKLQKTLSKLQEELESRVQAWEQEHEGTFLVKGQQFMEYVTEQWQLYRLEKEKEKQERHLKKSRQIETEMMYGSTPRTPIKRRVLGSHTPGKVRKLNGTSISSATPNSTVRSAFGGTIYHSPTSRLPPSGGKLGQARTPSRVAVKPPRPGYRERNKENMSQLNGTTLSARTFKGFQV from the exons ATGAGGAAGAG TGAGGTGCTGGCGGCCGAGGCCGTGTCGTGCTTGAACCGAGCCATGGCGGCGCTGCGGGACATCTGGGAGGAGATCGGGATCCCCGAGGAGCAGCGCCTGGAGCGCACCGACGTCGTCAAGAAGCACATCAAG GGTCTCCTGGACATGATGGTCGCAGAGGAGGAGAGCCTGAAGGACCGTCTCTTGAAGAGCATTGCCCTGTGTCGGAAGGAGCTTGACATCCTCTGCAGGGAGCTCCAGCTGGACCCCTTTGAG GCAGAGGAAGGGTGTACCATTCTGCAGATGGAGAAGAATTTGCGCACCCGTGTGGAAGTGATGTTAAAGCAGAAAAGGGAcaggaagcaggagctgaaaACCCTGCAAGAACAAGACCGAGACTTGTGTGACATCCTTTGCACAACCCCGTTCTGCATCGACAGCAATGCCGTGCCCAGCCTGGAGGACCTGGATCGTTACAGGCGCCACTTGGCCTCCCTGACTGCCGAGAAG GAGCAAAGGCGAGAAGAGTTTGTCAGCAGCAAGCGGCAAATCATCCTCCTCATGGAGGAGCTGGACCACACTCCAGACACAAGCTTTGAGCGGGACGTGGTGTGCGAGGACGAGGAAGCCTTCTGTTTGTCCACAGACAACATTGCTGCCCTCCATaatctgctgcagcag CTGGAAGCCCAGCGATCCGTGAACGAAGCCGTGTGCACAGAGCTGCGCTCCAGAATCCTCGCGCTTTGGGAAAGGCTGCAGGTTCCTCTGGAGGAGAGAGAGTCTTCTGCAGTGCACATGACTGGGTCCAGAGCCAAAACCAGGAAGGCT CTGCAGTTAGAAGTGGACTGTCTGGAGGAGCTGAAGCTGCAGAACATGAAATCTGTGATTCAGGCCATTCGGGCAGAGCTGGCTGACTACTGGGACAAGTGCTTCTACAGtcaggagcagagggaaggctTCAGCCCCTATTACGATG AGGACTATACAGAGACCCTGCTCGAGCTCCACGATGCTGAGGTGGGGAAGATGAAGAGCTACTATGAAACACACAAAGATCTGTTTGAGGCTGTCCGGAAATGGGAGGAAAACTGGAATCTGTTCCTGGAGCTGGAG AGGAAAGCAACTGACCCCAGTCGCTTCGCCAACCGTGGGGGGAATCTGctgaaagaagagaagcagcgAGCAAAGCTGCAGAAGACACTTTCCAAG ctgcaggaggagctggagagcaGGGTCCAGGCCTGGGAGCAGGAACATGAGGGGACCTTCCTGGTGAAGGGGCAGCAGTTCATGGAGTatgtgacagagcagtggcagctgTACCGcctggagaaagagaaggagaagcaggagCGG CACCTGAAGAAAAGTCGCCAGATTGAGACAGAGATGATGTACGGAAGCACCCCGCGGACACCCATCAAGCGGCGAGTGCTCGGCTCCCACACACCTGGCAAAGTAAGGAAG CTCAATGGCACTTCCATCTCCAGCGCCACACCCAACAGCACCGTTCGTTCAGCTTTTGGGGGAACCATCTACCACTCGCCAACATCTCGGTTACCGCCTTCCGGAGGGAAG CTTGGCCAGGCTCGGACCCCCAGCCGCGTGGCTGTGAAGCCCCCCCGTCCTGGATACAGGGAGAGGAACAAGGAGAACATGTCCCAGCTGAACGGAACCACCCTGAGCG CGCGAACTTTCAAAGGCTTCCAGGTCTGA
- the PRC1 gene encoding protein regulator of cytokinesis 1 isoform X4, translating into MRKSEVLAAEAVSCLNRAMAALRDIWEEIGIPEEQRLERTDVVKKHIKGLLDMMVAEEESLKDRLLKSIALCRKELDILCRELQLDPFEAEEGCTILQMEKNLRTRVEVMLKQKRDRKQELKTLQEQDRDLCDILCTTPFCIDSNAVPSLEDLDRYRRHLASLTAEKEQRREEFVSSKRQIILLMEELDHTPDTSFERDVVCEDEEAFCLSTDNIAALHNLLQQLEAQRSVNEAVCTELRSRILALWERLQVPLEERESSAVHMTGSRAKTRKALQLEVDCLEELKLQNMKSVIQAIRAELADYWDKCFYSQEQREGFSPYYDEDYTETLLELHDAEVGKMKSYYETHKDLFEAVRKWEENWNLFLELERKATDPSRFANRGGNLLKEEKQRAKLQKTLSKLQEELESRVQAWEQEHEGTFLVKGQQFMEYVTEQWQLYRLEKEKEKQERHLKKSRQIETEMMYGSTPRTPIKRRVLGSHTPGKLNGTSISSATPNSTVRSAFGGTIYHSPTSRLPPSGGKLGQARTPSRVAVKPPRPGYRERNKENMSQLNGTTLSARTFKGFQV; encoded by the exons ATGAGGAAGAG TGAGGTGCTGGCGGCCGAGGCCGTGTCGTGCTTGAACCGAGCCATGGCGGCGCTGCGGGACATCTGGGAGGAGATCGGGATCCCCGAGGAGCAGCGCCTGGAGCGCACCGACGTCGTCAAGAAGCACATCAAG GGTCTCCTGGACATGATGGTCGCAGAGGAGGAGAGCCTGAAGGACCGTCTCTTGAAGAGCATTGCCCTGTGTCGGAAGGAGCTTGACATCCTCTGCAGGGAGCTCCAGCTGGACCCCTTTGAG GCAGAGGAAGGGTGTACCATTCTGCAGATGGAGAAGAATTTGCGCACCCGTGTGGAAGTGATGTTAAAGCAGAAAAGGGAcaggaagcaggagctgaaaACCCTGCAAGAACAAGACCGAGACTTGTGTGACATCCTTTGCACAACCCCGTTCTGCATCGACAGCAATGCCGTGCCCAGCCTGGAGGACCTGGATCGTTACAGGCGCCACTTGGCCTCCCTGACTGCCGAGAAG GAGCAAAGGCGAGAAGAGTTTGTCAGCAGCAAGCGGCAAATCATCCTCCTCATGGAGGAGCTGGACCACACTCCAGACACAAGCTTTGAGCGGGACGTGGTGTGCGAGGACGAGGAAGCCTTCTGTTTGTCCACAGACAACATTGCTGCCCTCCATaatctgctgcagcag CTGGAAGCCCAGCGATCCGTGAACGAAGCCGTGTGCACAGAGCTGCGCTCCAGAATCCTCGCGCTTTGGGAAAGGCTGCAGGTTCCTCTGGAGGAGAGAGAGTCTTCTGCAGTGCACATGACTGGGTCCAGAGCCAAAACCAGGAAGGCT CTGCAGTTAGAAGTGGACTGTCTGGAGGAGCTGAAGCTGCAGAACATGAAATCTGTGATTCAGGCCATTCGGGCAGAGCTGGCTGACTACTGGGACAAGTGCTTCTACAGtcaggagcagagggaaggctTCAGCCCCTATTACGATG AGGACTATACAGAGACCCTGCTCGAGCTCCACGATGCTGAGGTGGGGAAGATGAAGAGCTACTATGAAACACACAAAGATCTGTTTGAGGCTGTCCGGAAATGGGAGGAAAACTGGAATCTGTTCCTGGAGCTGGAG AGGAAAGCAACTGACCCCAGTCGCTTCGCCAACCGTGGGGGGAATCTGctgaaagaagagaagcagcgAGCAAAGCTGCAGAAGACACTTTCCAAG ctgcaggaggagctggagagcaGGGTCCAGGCCTGGGAGCAGGAACATGAGGGGACCTTCCTGGTGAAGGGGCAGCAGTTCATGGAGTatgtgacagagcagtggcagctgTACCGcctggagaaagagaaggagaagcaggagCGG CACCTGAAGAAAAGTCGCCAGATTGAGACAGAGATGATGTACGGAAGCACCCCGCGGACACCCATCAAGCGGCGAGTGCTCGGCTCCCACACACCTGGCAAA CTCAATGGCACTTCCATCTCCAGCGCCACACCCAACAGCACCGTTCGTTCAGCTTTTGGGGGAACCATCTACCACTCGCCAACATCTCGGTTACCGCCTTCCGGAGGGAAG CTTGGCCAGGCTCGGACCCCCAGCCGCGTGGCTGTGAAGCCCCCCCGTCCTGGATACAGGGAGAGGAACAAGGAGAACATGTCCCAGCTGAACGGAACCACCCTGAGCG CGCGAACTTTCAAAGGCTTCCAGGTCTGA
- the PRC1 gene encoding protein regulator of cytokinesis 1 isoform X2: MRKSEVLAAEAVSCLNRAMAALRDIWEEIGIPEEQRLERTDVVKKHIKGLLDMMVAEEESLKDRLLKSIALCRKELDILCRELQLDPFEAEEGCTILQMEKNLRTRVEVMLKQKRDRKQELKTLQEQDRDLCDILCTTPFCIDSNAVPSLEDLDRYRRHLASLTAEKEQRREEFVSSKRQIILLMEELDHTPDTSFERDVVCEDEEAFCLSTDNIAALHNLLQQLEAQRSVNEAVCTELRSRILALWERLQVPLEERESSAVHMTGSRAKTRKALQLEVDCLEELKLQNMKSVIQAIRAELADYWDKCFYSQEQREGFSPYYDEDYTETLLELHDAEVGKMKSYYETHKDLFEAVRKWEENWNLFLELERKATDPSRFANRGGNLLKEEKQRAKLQKTLSKLQEELESRVQAWEQEHEGTFLVKGQQFMEYVTEQWQLYRLEKEKEKQERHLKKSRQIETEMMYGSTPRTPIKRRVLGSHTPGKLNGTSISSATPNSTVRSAFGGTIYHSPTSRLPPSGGKLGQARTPSRVAVKPPRPGYRERNKENMSQLNGTTLSGGCTPTVPAQRNHSVNSVASTYSEFARELSKASRSDSISRVLNSTTTHAFC; this comes from the exons ATGAGGAAGAG TGAGGTGCTGGCGGCCGAGGCCGTGTCGTGCTTGAACCGAGCCATGGCGGCGCTGCGGGACATCTGGGAGGAGATCGGGATCCCCGAGGAGCAGCGCCTGGAGCGCACCGACGTCGTCAAGAAGCACATCAAG GGTCTCCTGGACATGATGGTCGCAGAGGAGGAGAGCCTGAAGGACCGTCTCTTGAAGAGCATTGCCCTGTGTCGGAAGGAGCTTGACATCCTCTGCAGGGAGCTCCAGCTGGACCCCTTTGAG GCAGAGGAAGGGTGTACCATTCTGCAGATGGAGAAGAATTTGCGCACCCGTGTGGAAGTGATGTTAAAGCAGAAAAGGGAcaggaagcaggagctgaaaACCCTGCAAGAACAAGACCGAGACTTGTGTGACATCCTTTGCACAACCCCGTTCTGCATCGACAGCAATGCCGTGCCCAGCCTGGAGGACCTGGATCGTTACAGGCGCCACTTGGCCTCCCTGACTGCCGAGAAG GAGCAAAGGCGAGAAGAGTTTGTCAGCAGCAAGCGGCAAATCATCCTCCTCATGGAGGAGCTGGACCACACTCCAGACACAAGCTTTGAGCGGGACGTGGTGTGCGAGGACGAGGAAGCCTTCTGTTTGTCCACAGACAACATTGCTGCCCTCCATaatctgctgcagcag CTGGAAGCCCAGCGATCCGTGAACGAAGCCGTGTGCACAGAGCTGCGCTCCAGAATCCTCGCGCTTTGGGAAAGGCTGCAGGTTCCTCTGGAGGAGAGAGAGTCTTCTGCAGTGCACATGACTGGGTCCAGAGCCAAAACCAGGAAGGCT CTGCAGTTAGAAGTGGACTGTCTGGAGGAGCTGAAGCTGCAGAACATGAAATCTGTGATTCAGGCCATTCGGGCAGAGCTGGCTGACTACTGGGACAAGTGCTTCTACAGtcaggagcagagggaaggctTCAGCCCCTATTACGATG AGGACTATACAGAGACCCTGCTCGAGCTCCACGATGCTGAGGTGGGGAAGATGAAGAGCTACTATGAAACACACAAAGATCTGTTTGAGGCTGTCCGGAAATGGGAGGAAAACTGGAATCTGTTCCTGGAGCTGGAG AGGAAAGCAACTGACCCCAGTCGCTTCGCCAACCGTGGGGGGAATCTGctgaaagaagagaagcagcgAGCAAAGCTGCAGAAGACACTTTCCAAG ctgcaggaggagctggagagcaGGGTCCAGGCCTGGGAGCAGGAACATGAGGGGACCTTCCTGGTGAAGGGGCAGCAGTTCATGGAGTatgtgacagagcagtggcagctgTACCGcctggagaaagagaaggagaagcaggagCGG CACCTGAAGAAAAGTCGCCAGATTGAGACAGAGATGATGTACGGAAGCACCCCGCGGACACCCATCAAGCGGCGAGTGCTCGGCTCCCACACACCTGGCAAA CTCAATGGCACTTCCATCTCCAGCGCCACACCCAACAGCACCGTTCGTTCAGCTTTTGGGGGAACCATCTACCACTCGCCAACATCTCGGTTACCGCCTTCCGGAGGGAAG CTTGGCCAGGCTCGGACCCCCAGCCGCGTGGCTGTGAAGCCCCCCCGTCCTGGATACAGGGAGAGGAACAAGGAGAACATGTCCCAGCTGAACGGAACCACCCTGAGCGGTGGGTGCACCCCCACAGTCCCTGCCCAGCGTAACCACAGCGTTAATTCTGTTGCCAGCACCTATTCTGAGTTTGCG CGCGAACTTTCAAAGGCTTCCAGGTCTGACAGTATCTCCCGAGTCCTGAACTCCACCACCACCCATGCCTTCTGCTGA